The window TGGATAAACGGGTCTAAGGATAAGCTTTCCCATGCTACCTGAGGAAGGAGAGCATTATTACTCAAATGTTAACACGACCTAACTGGATTATCCCAAAACTATTTTCGACCCTTTTCCCTAGCCACACCAAGATATGCTGCTAATGAGGTTAGAACCTTAAACGTCTTGTGAGGAATTTCGTTAATGGAATGTTTATGTTTCAACAAAATGTCATGAGTTTCATCACAAAAATTAAGTATCTAATCATGCGCATATCCGCACATATGGGTTTTGCGCAGTTAATTGTGCTATTACACTGAATATCCGGAAAGTCAATGCGTATTCAATGCGCGCAGTACTTGACCATATCTACCTTTTGGCGTTGTTAACATGCGGTATGCGGACCATACCCGTGACCCTGAAGTCCGTCAGCAATTCCTTGACAATCAAAGATAAGGTCTTTTTCAAAAATAAATTAAAGCTGATCTAAGTGGAAGTTAGTTATGGAAGGATCTTGGATGATTCTAGAACTAgggtttgcatatatatatatatataccatgggttcaTATAATCAACAATAGATTATGTTGCTACAACTCTTTCGGATTCATCGACGAGCAAGTTTATGTAAACACATCCTTGTTCATCGTTCAACAATGTTAACAGACTCCTTATCGACGATAACCTACAACCTTTGTGGGACCATTGATCGACGAACATCATCGATGGTGGACTCAAGCATTTAACCAAACCTAAGGGCAAATGGACGGGATATGATACCGACCTGGTCATCATCAACGTTTATGGTCCCCACTCACATCAGAAAAAACTTAGATTCTGGTCCGAACTTCATAACCTCGTCGAATCCATTGAGGTCCCTCACATCATCTTTGGTGATTTCAACGAGGTTAGATCTAAGTCCGAACGTTTAAACTGTATCTACAAACAATCCTGGGCCGACAACTTTAATAAATTCATCCAAAATACCAACCTCATCGATCTACCGCTAGGCGGGAAAAAATTCACGCGCATCTGCTTAAACAAACAAAAATTCAGCAAGCTTGATCGTTTCCTTATTTCCGAAAGCATGTTGCAAATATGGCCTGACATCTCCTCGAAAACTCTTGATCGCGACCTATCAGATCACTGCCCCATAAtccttaaaaattcatttgtaaACTTCGGTCCTAAACCCACACGCGTATTCAACACTTGGTTAAAAATTGACAACGTAGATGAAATCATAAAAAACACTTGGCTCCTCCCGGTCAACGGTAACCGGCCCGATTGTATATTCCGAAATAAATTAAAAAACGTTAAGCTTGAACTTAAAAAATGTAGTCTACACCTAAACAACCTTGACAACGAAATTAAGGCCTTACACAACGCTTCAAATGATTTTGAAAGAATAGCGGAATCTAGACCTCTCTCCGAAACTGAAAAAGAAAACTGGATCAATAATAAATCACAACACATCGAAAAAGTCAAAAAGAAGAACAACATGTTAAAACAAAAGGCACGAATTAAATGGAACCTTGAAGGCGATGAAAACTCCAAATATTTCCACAATTACATCAAAAGACGCGCAAACAAAAACAATATTCGAGGTATATCGGTTAACGGCTCATGGTCAGAAGACCCAAACATCATCAAAAGCGAAGCACTCAAATACTTCGACTCTCTGTTCCAATCTAAAAATTGTAAAGGCAATTGCCCTTTTGAAAATGAACCTCATCACTCCTACATCACCCCTGAGGATAATCTCATACTCGAGGCCCGCTTTTCAGAACAGGAAATATGGGATGCCCTACAAGGATGCGACAGCTCTAAAGCTCCCGGCCCCGACGGATTCAACATGAAATTCCTTAAAAAATACTGGTGGCTAGTAAAAGAGGACCTAACTGCGGCTCTTGACTGGTTTTGGTTGCATTCTGAGATATCCAAGGGTTGCAACGCATCTTTCTTCACACTCATTCCTAAAAAATCTAATCCTATAGGATTTAACGAATACCGACCGATATGCCTCATCGGTTGCTATTACAAAATCCTCACAAAGCTTCTCTCTAACCGTCTCGCAAAAATAATCCATAAAATAATAGGTTCCGAACAAACGGCATTCCTAAAAGGTCGCAACATCCTAGATAGTGTACTCATTGCCAACGAAATTATAGACGAACTAAAACGTAAGAAACAAAAAGGTCTTATTTTTAAAGTAGACTTTGAAAAAGCATTTGATTGTATAGAATGGGACTTCCTCTTCAACACTATGAAGAGCTTAGGCTTCGGAATCAAATGGATAAGTTTCATTAAAGCATGTCTCTCCTCCTCCACAATCTCTATTCTAATCAACGGTTCCCCCACACGTGAATTCACCCCCGGTAGGGGCATCCGCCAAGGTGATCCAATCTCCCCATTCTTGTTCATCATTGCAGCCGAAGGGCTTAACATCCTCGTCAAACGTGCCATCACAAAAAACCAATTCCGAGGTATCCGCGTCGGACATGACGAGATTGTTATTTCCCATCTTCAATATGCAGATGACACAATCTTCTTCGGCGAATGGAGCAAACGAAACTCTAAAAACATCGCTAAACTGTTAAAATGCTTCGAAAACATCTCTGGCTTAAAAGTTAACCTAAAAAAAAGTAGCCTCTACGGGATCGGGGTTCCCAAACCGGAAGTGGAAGATATGGCCAAGGCCATCGACTGTTCGGCGGGCTCTACCCCATTCACGTACCTCGGGTTACCTATTGGTGTCCCATCTACTAAAGCATCATCATGGCACCCCATCATTGAAAAATTCGAAAAACGCCTCTCCGATTGGAAAGCCAAAACCATATCCTATGGCGGTCGGCTCACTTTAATAAAATCCGTACTTTCAAGCCTACCACTCTATTATTTCTCCCTATTTCACGCACCTACCAAAGTCATTAACTCTCTAGAAGCAATTAGAAGAaaattcttttggggcgggtccgaATCAAACAACAAAATTAATTGGATAAAGTGGGAATTAATCTTATCACCATATGACAAAGGAGGGCTTAACATTGGATCCTTATTTTGTAAAAACATTTCTTTActttgtaaatggtggtggaggttccaCAACGAAAAAACCGCTTTATGGGTAAAAATAATCTCGAGTATTTACGGGGCGGGGGGCGGGGTTTGCACTAACGATTTTTCTAGAAaagtttcaggtagaacaatttggAACGAGATCATTAAAGCAGGGAAAATCGCGGACAACATCGGAATTAGCTTCTCATCCTCGATCAACAAATGCATTGGAAATGGCTCGAACACCAAATTCTGGACCGACATTTGGTGTGGTACGGAACCACTCAACAACCTGTTCCGAAGGCTATACATGCTCGACTCAAACAAAAACGCTTCAGTCGCGGACCGTCTCACACTCTCCAACACAATCACACACGGTTCATGGGCTTGGACTCGTACACCTACCGGACGTGGACTTCGCGAGCTAACTGAACTAAACAATCTCATATCATCCATCTCCCTTACCGAGGCGCCGGATTCATGGAAATGGAACCTCGACCCTTCCGGTTCCTTCTCTACAAAAATGCTATCTCATATCCTTGATAACTTAAAACTCGCAACTTCACACAGTTCGACACCAACACCTAGAAATAAATTCTTACCACAAAAAATCTGCATTTTCATATGGCGTGTCATAAACGGTAGAATACCAACTAGATCCGAACTCGACAAAAGAAATATCGACCTTGACTCAATATTGTGCCCAATTTGCGAAGCGCAAATCGAATCCATAGATCATATCCTCTTTCTATGTCCAAAAACCACTCAAATATGGAGTTCCATTCTACAATGGTGGAAGCTCCCCAACAACTTACTAACTAACTTCTCCGACATTACATCAATCAACCAAAACCTCTCCTCCAATCAAACCGGTACCTCAATTTGGCAAGCCACCAAATGGTCCACCATCTACATCCTATGGAAACACCGCAACTTAAAAGTCTTTAGCAAGAAAGATTGGAACCACGACATCATACTCAACGAAATACAAACACAAAGCTATTCTTGGATCTCAAAAAGAGCAAAAAAATCACCAATCGAGTGGCACCAATGGCTCATAAACCCATCCTCCTACATCTTCTCGGATACACAAAGAACAGGAATCGGCTGAAACTATTCGAATCTCGCATACTCGCATGATCATAGTCATCAAATGTAATCGAGTTGTAATATTCGTTGTATAGTTTATAGGGACTTGTACTTATCcggtttatattaatataatttacttgcttttcaaaaaaaaaaaaaaaagcatttaACCAAACCACCCCATAGATATCATCATATCGATTTGGGTTATTCACGGTAGTCCGACCGGAGAGTTAAATACTTAGATCCTTAAACACCACATTATTCGTAAACCATAGATATGGAAAATTCATGCATGATCAGTATCATCAGCTCGCAGAAGGAATTTTTTGTGACTGACACCCTATACGACAACATTATAGACGCTGGTTCGAGTAAAACATAGTAAAGAACTTTGGTAAGGCGCGTCCAAACTAGTAAAACAACCATGGACAACATATTGAGGGATTTATTTTTTTCATTCAAAATTTTGATATAGTCAAATATACAAGGTTGTAGTTGCACACTTTCATTACTAAAATCTGAAGCATGAATGCTTACAACAGGGATATTTATAAATTCAAAAGATCACATTCAATAAGGTGATACATTTAAATTACAACATCAACGAGAAAGAACATTTAGAAGAGAAGCCCTTGTTTTGATCAAACTCTTTAACATACAATCCAAACCATTCTCCATTTCTTGAAAAAGGCACAACATGTCCTCATTCGATATTTCAACCTCGTTGTTTCGCTCTGTTGTTCCTTTTTGTATCATTTTTTGAATAAGTCCCCACCTTGTTGGCTTCGGCTTTGCAACAGAACCAGACAAGAACAATAACAGCGATCTATAAACCGATGATCTCACAACACCAACGTCTCTTACTACTTTAATAGCTGATAAGAGATGTTCATCTAAATCTAAAGGTTTCACGCCCCCAATCTTCTCATCGATTTGCTTCAAAGACGCAATAGCTTTTTTCGCGTCTTTTTTCAAATTCTTGATAAACGAAGAGGTTAAACTTCCTTCCCCTTTTCTCCTTCTTAGAGCCGATTGAACGTCTCTAGCATTTTCTTTGACTTGTGAGACCAAATCTCTTGTGGACCCACATATATCCATAAGACTTATGGATTTATCAAGTAACTCATTGACCAATACTGTATATTGGTTTTGCTTAAGGGCTTGTTGCGTAAGTGGTAAACTGAGAACACTGTCGACACATTCGTATAGTACTTGAAGCCTCGTTAACGCACTGCAGATTGTATCTGCAGTTGGAACAGATGATATAGAGGCTTCCCATTTTCGAAATTTTTGTATCTCCTCTTGAGCTTGAAGAATTATTGGATGTGATCTAGTTGGCAAACTAGTCGATCGGATATGATGATTTTCGTCAGATGAAGAAGTGGAAGCCATTCTTTAGTTAGGCTTATgcgagagaaaaaaa of the Rutidosis leptorrhynchoides isolate AG116_Rl617_1_P2 chromosome 5, CSIRO_AGI_Rlap_v1, whole genome shotgun sequence genome contains:
- the LOC139849228 gene encoding uncharacterized protein, with the translated sequence MASTSSSDENHHIRSTSLPTRSHPIILQAQEEIQKFRKWEASISSVPTADTICSALTRLQVLYECVDSVLSLPLTQQALKQNQYTVLVNELLDKSISLMDICGSTRDLVSQVKENARDVQSALRRRKGEGSLTSSFIKNLKKDAKKAIASLKQIDEKIGGVKPLDLDEHLLSAIKVVRDVGVVRSSVYRSLLLFLSGSVAKPKPTRWGLIQKMIQKGTTERNNEVEISNEDMLCLFQEMENGLDCMLKSLIKTRASLLNVLSR